The following coding sequences lie in one Megalodesulfovibrio gigas DSM 1382 = ATCC 19364 genomic window:
- a CDS encoding Y-family DNA polymerase — MSHVFCMVNCNNFYVSCERVFNPTLQHVPVVVLSNNDGCVIARSNEAKALGIAMGEPAFLREQFFRKHGVRVFSSNYALYGDMSRRVMQTLAQFCPSMEVYSIDETFLAFENPRPGELTALGRQMRATVRQWTGIPVSIGLAPTKTLAKIANRFAKKHPQYEGVLDLTAMTPAEVESLLDRVEVADIWGVGRKHTRMLKSFGIHTARHLRDAPADWVRKRMTVTGLHTLLELRGRPCIELEDVAPDKKAICASRSFGKSVTTLFELREAVAAYVSRVAEKLRAQQSRAGRLQVYILTNPHKDVPQYSNAMQVALPRPTAHTPELIAAALGLLERLYRPGYVYKKAGVMATQLEPETPRQLSLLDPPEEEDARRMALMTVLDRANAKWGRGTLSYAAAGLDRPWRMRQASKSPRYTTCWGELPVVG, encoded by the coding sequence ATGTCGCACGTCTTCTGCATGGTCAACTGCAACAACTTCTACGTCTCTTGCGAGCGTGTGTTCAATCCCACGCTACAGCATGTGCCCGTGGTGGTGCTGTCCAACAACGACGGCTGCGTCATCGCCCGTTCCAACGAGGCCAAGGCCCTGGGCATTGCCATGGGCGAGCCGGCCTTTCTGCGCGAGCAATTCTTCCGCAAGCATGGCGTGCGCGTCTTTTCGTCCAATTATGCCTTGTACGGGGACATGAGCCGCCGTGTGATGCAGACCCTGGCGCAGTTCTGCCCGTCCATGGAGGTCTATTCCATCGACGAAACCTTCCTGGCCTTTGAGAATCCACGGCCGGGCGAGCTGACGGCCCTGGGCCGGCAGATGCGGGCCACGGTCAGGCAGTGGACGGGCATTCCGGTCTCCATCGGGCTGGCTCCCACCAAGACCCTGGCCAAGATCGCCAATCGGTTCGCCAAGAAGCATCCGCAATACGAGGGCGTGCTGGACCTCACGGCCATGACGCCGGCCGAGGTGGAGTCCCTGCTGGACCGGGTGGAGGTGGCGGACATCTGGGGCGTGGGGCGCAAGCATACAAGGATGCTGAAGAGTTTCGGCATCCACACCGCCCGGCACCTGCGCGACGCCCCGGCGGACTGGGTCCGCAAGCGCATGACCGTGACCGGCCTGCACACGCTGCTGGAGCTGCGGGGCCGGCCGTGCATCGAGCTGGAGGACGTCGCCCCGGACAAAAAGGCCATCTGCGCCTCGCGGTCCTTTGGCAAATCGGTCACCACCCTGTTCGAACTGCGCGAGGCCGTGGCGGCCTACGTCAGCCGCGTGGCCGAGAAACTGCGCGCCCAGCAGAGCCGGGCCGGCCGGCTCCAGGTCTACATCCTGACCAACCCGCACAAGGACGTGCCCCAGTACAGCAACGCCATGCAGGTGGCCCTGCCGCGGCCCACCGCGCACACGCCGGAGCTCATCGCCGCGGCCCTGGGCCTGCTGGAGCGGCTCTACCGCCCCGGCTATGTCTACAAGAAAGCCGGCGTCATGGCCACGCAGCTCGAGCCTGAGACCCCACGCCAGCTCTCGCTCTTGGATCCTCCCGAGGAAGAGGATGCCCGACGCATGGCCCTCATGACCGTGCTGGACCGGGCCAACGCCAAATGGGGCCGCGGCACCCTCAGCTACGCCGCCGCCGGCCTGGACCGGCCGTGGCGGATGCGCCAAGCGTCCAAGTCGCCCCGGTACACGACGTGCTGGGGGGAGTTGCCGGTGGTGGGGTAG
- a CDS encoding LexA family protein gives MTARRILPLPRPQRPALEILGVRTETRLELPLYLATVAAGFPSPADDYIDQSLDLNEHCIAHPAATFFVRVHGDSMRDAGVHDGDLLVVDRALEPVSGRIVIAALDGELTVKRIKKTPDALYLLPENPDYVPIRVEPDSSFEVWGVVAYVIHKV, from the coding sequence ATGACTGCACGACGCATCCTCCCCCTTCCGCGCCCGCAGCGGCCGGCACTCGAGATTCTCGGCGTTCGCACCGAGACCCGGCTGGAGCTGCCGCTGTACCTGGCCACCGTGGCCGCGGGCTTCCCCTCGCCGGCCGACGACTACATCGACCAGAGCCTGGACCTCAACGAGCACTGCATCGCCCACCCCGCGGCGACCTTCTTCGTTCGCGTGCATGGCGATTCCATGCGCGATGCCGGCGTGCACGACGGCGACCTCCTCGTCGTGGACCGCGCCCTGGAGCCGGTCAGCGGGCGCATCGTCATCGCCGCCCTTGATGGCGAACTGACCGTGAAACGCATCAAGAAAACGCCCGACGCGCTCTATCTCCTGCCCGAAAATCCGGACTACGTGCCCATCCGCGTGGAGCCGGACTCCAGCTTCGAAGTCTGGGGCGTGGTCGCCTACGTCATTCATAAGGTGTAG